The Acaryochloris sp. CCMEE 5410 genome includes the window TAAATCGGCATATAACTGTGACTCCCTTGTTCTCAAAATGGCGCTACCGGGAGCTAGGATTGTGCCGATGATGAGCACGACTGCTGCTTCTCAGACACTAGCTGAAAAGAACAGAGGAAGCTAATGGATAAAGTCGAGCTAAGAGTAATGAGGGTGTTTGAAATTTTTTAGCTTAAGTACTCTTGACTCTACAGTTGACTTGAGAGTTTAGACTTAGAGCAATTCTCTTTTTACAAGGAGTTTGATTATGACTGTAACTGTGAAATCAAAAACTGATGTTCAGTGGTATTTGAAGGGCGAGTGGTTTGACATATGTAGTTGCAAACTACCTTGTCCATGTACATTTGCACAGGAACCAACTTATGGCGATTGCTTGTTTACCCTGGTGTGGCAAATACATCAAGGTCAATATGGCGATGTCAGGCTTGATAATTTAAATGTAGTTGCAATTGGTGAAGTTGAGGGAAATCAGTGGGTAGAGGATCTTATTCCCTCCATGAAATTGTTATTTTACATTGACAAACGGGCTAACGATTCTCAGCGTCAGGCTCTCGAAAAGCTATTTACTGGTCAAGCTGGAGGTTGGCCGCATGAATTTAGCAAACTCTTTAGCGATATTCGCGGGATTTCATATGTACCGATTGAAGTTGTAATTGCTGAAGACCTGAGCTACTGGCGGGCTGAGATTCCAGGCAAAGTAGTTGCAGCGGTCGAAGCTCTTACTGGTCCGACAGCAGACCCAAATCAACGGGTGCAGTTATTTAATCCCCCTGGTTCGGAAACAGGACCAGGACAAATTGCAACCTGGGGTATTGTCAAGGAAAGTTCAGCTTCTGGTTTTGATTATTCCCATCCTTTTGAAGGGCAGTCGAGCAAACATATTCCCTTTGATTGGAAAGTGCCGTCATAGTTTTGATGGGGACGTTCGACAAGCCATTACAAACTGTTGAGGCTTTATTTAGCATTAGACACAGCTCGACCTTTCCCTCTAAATTATGCCAAATCAGGGAGTGAACAAAAAAAGAGGACAAGACCCTTCTTATCTTCTAAATAGCTGCTTTACTCTTAGGCTTGTTGTGAACAAAAACCTATTGCTATTGCTAGTCTGTATATTTGTCCTGATGGTGGGCTTTGGCATCACTTTGCCAGTGCTGCCCTATTATGCCGAGCGTCTTAACTCAGCAGATAGGGTATCCCGAGAAACCATGGTCGTCCACGTCAGTCTCTTGACCAGCATTTATGCCTTGATGCAGTTTATTTTTGCACCGCTATGGGGAAAGTTGTCAGACCGATTTGGGAGAAAACCATTGTTGCTATTGGGACTTGGTGGTTCTGCGATCGCACAAGTGCTATTTGGCATTACGACCTCCTTGGGGATGCTTTACCTTGTGCGGGGAATTGATGGACTCTTGTCTTCAGCCGCTTTACCTGCTTCGACAGCTTATGTGTCTGACATCACCACAGAACGGGATCGTAGTCGTGGGATGGCCTGGTTTGGTACTGCAACCAGTTTAGGTGTTGTTGCTGGACCAGTAGTAGGAGGGTTATCAACCCGTAGAGATCTCCACTTTAATGTCATTTTTAGACATATCGAAATTGATAGTTTTTCGCTACCGTTCTTAATTTCGGCAGTGTTAATGCTAATTATGTTCTTTGCAGCTAAGCTTTGGCTGCCGGAATCCCTATCATCTCAGTATGTTTCTACCTCCACCACTCAATCATCCATCAGATGGCAAAACCTAGGTAATAAATTGCTAGTCCTGTTGAGCCTGACGGCCATTGGGCAGCTAGGATTAGCAATATTTGAAGGAACATTCGCGCTTTATGCCCAAGAACAGTTGAGCTATGGACCGGTAGAAACTGGGCTTGTTTTCATGATTTGCGGGTTAGTCATGGCGGTTTTGCAAACAGTTTCTATCAGCTTTTTTTCAAGGTGGCTTTGTGTACCTAGTCAAATTGCTCTAGGTTTTAGTTTGATGGGAGTTGCTAGTGTCCTGCTGATCATAGTTCGAACATTACCCTATGTCTTAAGCACCGTTGGGTTGTTAGCATTTGGCGTGTCCTTAATCGCTCCCAATCTCTCGGCCTTAATTTCAAAGCGGGGAGGTCAACATACTGGCAAAGCTTTGGGGATGCAAAATTCTGCTAATAGCTTGGGACAGGTAGGTGGTCCAGCCTTGGGAGGAATGCTATTTGCCTGGCAAGTAGGAGCACCTTATTTATTTGCTGGTGCCATTCTAATTGGAGTTGGTTTAACACTTAGTATGACAAAAAAACTGACCATATAATTTGATGCCATCTCCTACTGATCTCATCGGGATATGCCAACCTTATGGATGAAGAAAGATGCTGCTCAGAGGTGTAAAATTATGCGGTGCTACTCGTTGAAGATGAACCAGACCTTGGTGCTGCTATTCAGCGAACCTTTTCTCAAGAAGCTTACACCGTAGACTGTGTATAAAATGGATCGGAGGCTTGGGCTTGCTTAGAGAACCAATGGGTACAGTATACCCAGGGGGGAGTGGTCCAGATGTAAGGTCTAATGAATGGCAAGATAGAGCTTTCAGCAGCAAATATCATTACTTGTGGGGCACTCCCCCTATTTCAAAAGGATCTAGGGAGAGATATCCCCGTATACTATTGCTTCCGCTAGAGCTAACAATGGATTGAAGACGCAGTGAAAATTATAACAGTCAACCAATTTCTGAAATTAAGGCCCAGGTTAACGCTCAAAGTTTCGGGTGTGAAGTGAATAATTTCCAAGGTCATTGTTTCCTGAGCAATGTCCAACGGGGCGTAGCCACTAGTTGGGGGAGTACAGATTGGGTCTGAGCGCTTCCTCAGGAAATAGCTCATCAAACCTATGATTAACCCAGTTAAGCCTCAGATGAAGTAAGTGGTTGAGTCCATCTTCACTCCATCGCATCCCGACCCCCTTAAATCGTTGCTGAATCAGCCACTTACAAGCACTTTCGACCAAGCCAGATCCGAGGGGAAAGTCTTGCTTGTCACAGCGTTGATAGCGAATGTGCTGACGATGGCATTGTAGGTAGCGCTGCACTTGCATCAACGTCTCCAGCGCAGGGTCTGAGAGATCATCCCGATTGATCAGTTGGGTCAACTCAGTCAACAGCCGTTGTTCCCCGCCATGACGCAATAAATGTCGCCATCGCTCGAAGCACCATCGTGCATCAGCCGTGCGACCGTCGAGCCAAGCGGCGGCGGCTCGCCACAATTGCCCAGCCGCATGGTAAAAATCGAGAATGCCCTGTCCATATCGGGCAAAGTATTGATGATAGAGCCGCCAAAAGCCCTTGCCCCCATCACTGATCCACACTACTTTGGGAGCGCTCAGTAAACCTTGACGTAGCGCCTCCATCTGCAACCACGGTGCAAACTCATCAATCGTCCCCAACCGTGCTACCAGCCGACGTTGATACAGACGTTTGACCCGGTTGCCTGTGCGCGTCCAATGCTCACCTAAACGGGCCACCACAGCCACCTTGACCTCCTGCCACACAATCTTACCCTTGGGCTGACCACCGCTGGGGCGCATCGGCACCATCACCCCATCCGCACCAATCACCATCAGCATCTGGCAAATGAATGCCTCCATCTCCTCAGGGATCACTGCCTCCCCTAACCTCAGGGCCTGGACTTGAGCTTCTAGTCGCGTTTTGGCCTGTTGACCTCGCTGTTGCACCCAGTTCCACAAGGTTGACGAGCAGAGGGAATGCCCACTGATTTGCCCGAGCAGCTCAGCGGCTAACTCAAAGGGAACAAATAAGCTGAGTAAACACCCGAGCCGCTCTAACTCAACACTAGTCCGTTGATGGGCGCTGATGCCCAATGCAGTATCCAAGGGAATTACCTCGCAGCCGTGACAATGCCCTGGGCAACGCCCGACGCGACGACGCCAATGGATCATCCCCAAGCAGGTGAGCATCTGTCTGGATCTGAACCCTTTAGACCGAAGACGTCGGCCACATCCGGGGCAATCAGGCCATTGAGTGTGGGCTTGGGCGCGGTGCTCTAGTGCTTGTTCAACAAGATTGCGGGCAAGCCACAAACCTAGGGCCAGAGCTGCCCAAACCATGGCACTCAGGCTAGAGGAGTCATTGAGGCGTTGGTGATAGCGTTGCCACTGTTCAGGCTCTAGGCAAAGGGAGGTGATGGGATCTATAGTCAAAGGAGCTTTTTTATTTGGTAGGGATGGTGTGATGCCATCCTTCTTTCTTATAGAGTATTTGGACTCCCCCAACTAGTGGCTACGCCCTGTCCAACGTTTTCTAGAGACAATTTTGAAAGGATAAATTCTTCGATATCATCCTGATCTCATCTTGTCCTGCAAACCTAGAAATAGTGAGATGTTCGCACAGGAATGCGAGCCGCCTTGATCCTATAGCTGACCAGAGGATTTAAGGGTGAGATAGCTGCTCTGAGAGGACCGTTCAATGGTTGTTGCAACACGCTTAAAAATTGGTGAGGTCTCCAAGCAAACCAGTACCTCTGTGGGGGCGTTGCGCTATTACGAGAGCCTTGGTTTGCTGGAATCAGAGCGAGGCGCAAACGGCTACCGCTATTACTCACAGGAAGCAGTGCAACAGGTGCTGTTTATTAAGAAAGTACAGGCTTTAGGCTTTTCTCTGGAGGATATCCATGAGGTGCTGACTGGGCATCAGCAGGGAGATGTGCCTTGTGAATTTGTCCAGTCACTGCTGCAGGACAAGATCGAACAACTTGAGGCGCAGATCCAGAAGATGATGGCATTTAAATCAGAGCTGGAACAATATCGAGATAGCTGGTCTACCGCTCAACTGCATCCCCAACCAGGCGATATTTGTCCCCTCATTCAATCGGTATCGATATAGAAGACGATGCGGGTGTTATTGGTCGAAGATGAACCAGATTTAGGCGCTGCCATCAAGCGTACCCTCACCCATTAGGCTTACATTGTAGATTGGGCTCAAGATAGTTTAGACGCTTGGGGCCACCTGGAGAGCCAGTGGACACAATATACCCTCGCTATTTTCGATTGGCTATTGCCGGGACTCTCTGGTGTTGAGCTGTGTCAACGCCTCCGCACTCAGAATAGCCCCCTACCTGTATTGATGTTGACGGAAAAGGATCACCCAGAAGACACCGCCGAAGCTGACACCGTTTGATTAGTGGATCGATGCCAGCGGAATATTGCCCATCGAGCCATTGAAAGTGGCAAAGGCCGCCACTGGACCGACCAAAATATTTTCTAGAACAGCAAAGAACCCTGGATTGGTGCCTTGCCCTACCCCAATGAAGAGTGCTTGGAAAAAAGATTTTGGGACGAAGGCGGCAATGATACCCGCAACGGTAAAGCCGACCGTTACATCTTTCCAGACCATTCCCCATTCCATGAAGTACTGACGCGCCACCTGCCGCCAGCCCTTTTTGCTTTGAAGTTTTTGGAGCCAGTCGTCTTGTTCACTATCCTCCTGATTGTTGCCGTCCTGCTCTCGAAGCCTTCGCTGGACCTTCTTCAGCAGCTTATTCGGGCGGGTCAGGTTTACCACTAACTACGTGAACAAAATCAGCAGCAGTCCACCGATATATTCCCCAGCCACTAGCTGCCAGCTTAGGAAGACAGCAATGATGATGCCCAGCTCATCACTAGGTTGGTGGAGGCCAGCATGAACGCTAGGGTAGGTACGAAGCCCGCCCTTTTCTAAAACAGCGCTTTGGTGGTGGCTAGAGCTGAAAAGCTACAGGAGCTGGAGATAAACCCGAAAAAAGCGGCCAGGGTGATACTACCCTGGCCAGCTTCCCCCATCGCCTGCTCCATGCGATCTCGGGTGACAAACACCTGAATGGCGCTACTGACGATGTAGCCCAAAATGAAAGCCCACAATACTTTCCAAAAAAAGCCGATGCTGGTGAGGGCCGCCTCACCGTAGAGTTGCCAAAAGTTCATGCATCAAAATCTTGTTGTCGTTAAGGGCTATACCACTGGCTTGAAGTCGTCGTGTACCTGAATGACAGTAGGCGGTAGTGATTCTAGAGACCGCGCTGCTTCCGGCTTACCTTCACCAGCCGCCGTGAAAATCAGGAATGCACCCATCCCAGCCATGATTGCATTTTCAGCAAAACTGATGATGCCAAGTGGAGTCCTTGTGTTGCCGCCAACACAAGCACAATTCAAATCCAGCTTGTCAATATAAACTGCCTTGAAAACTGAAATACCGCCGCTGGTGCCAATCAGTAACGAGCTGATGCCAGTCACAAGTGGTGCCACACCGGACAAGAACCCCAGACCAATTAGCAGTTCTGCAAAAGGGTATGCCTTAGCGTATGGCTTGAAGCGCTGTGTAATTAGGTCATACTTCTGGAACCCTTCAACGAAAGCATCAATATCCATGAGCTTCAGCGATGCCAGCATGGAGAGCGAAACGCCCATCAGACCCGTCACTCCTAAAGAAGCCGCTAGAGTGATCAGTCCAGCCGTTGAAAAAACGGCAATAACGGGCGCATAGGAATACTCGGCTGATTCTGCTTCAACATCAAAACGCTCAGCTAAGTCGGTGTAGCCGCCGACGCGCTCCTCCCCGAAGAAAATCTGAGGTGTCGTGGGAACGTTGTGCTTGGCTTTGAAGGTCTCAACTTCCTCTTTAGAGGTCAACTTGTGGTCTTCAAACTCAATGCCTTGCTCGTTGAGTAGGTTGATCATTTTGAGCCCCCAGGGACATTCATGCTCTGGCAGGGACATTCGGTAGACTTTGACGGGTTCCTGGGTTGCAGTTTGATTTGGCATAGTTCTTCCTCGTATTCAGATACCTTTTTCTCAGATCACTAACCTAAACTCTCTAGTTGACTTGAGAGTCAACGTCATTCGCAGATCAAGCTAGCTTGGCTCGACGTAGCATCACGGTGTTAATCGAAACGATGACTGTAGACGGACTCACCAGTAACGCCCCACTACAGGCTAGGGTAAAAGTCCCAGCGACAGAGGAATCCCAAAAACTGGGTTAATCCAGTTCGATCTAGGGAAAGCGATGGTCATGAGAGTCATAGCGGAATGGCTCTGGTGCATGGGTATGGTGATGATGTGCTTTTGAATAGTGAGCCATGGCGTTGCTCCTTGACGGCAGATTTCTGTGTTAAAAGAGGTCACTGCTGTAACTGAACTGACGTGAAAGACAGTGACCTGAAGTCAACCTAAATGCTCTAGTTAAGTAGATAGCCAGAAATATTTACATCATAATAAGTGGTTTCAGTTAAGTTGATAGCGAATAGCTTGTAGCCCAATGAAACAACGTTTTATCCAGGGATTGAGCCCAGAAACCATCCATTTACTCAGCCGGATTCATCGCCAAAGTCATCACCACCAAGTCCGTCAACGTGCCCATTGCATTTTGTTGAGTTTTGAAGGGTTCAATGTCACGGAGTTAATGAGTATCTTTGCCGTCACCCGAAAAACGGTTTATACCTGGTTAGATGCTTGGGATAACCACTGCTTGGTGGGTCTGTATGATCAGCCGGGCCGGGGCCGTAAACCTAAGTTGAACGACGTGCAGAAGGAGCAAATCCGAGAGTGGGCAAAGATGACTCCGCATAACCTCAATACCGTGTTGGCAAAGATCAAAGAAGCCTGGAACATCAAGGTGAGCAAAACCACCCTCAAGCGCATCCTCAAAGCATGTTCCATGAGCTGGCGTCGTCTCAGGCGAGTCGTTGCGGGCCAGCCAGATCCAGTGGAGTATGAAACCAAACGTCAA containing:
- a CDS encoding DUF1326 domain-containing protein, with the translated sequence MKSKTDVQWYLKGEWFDICSCKLPCPCTFAQEPTYGDCLFTLVWQIHQGQYGDVRLDNLNVVAIGEVEGNQWVEDLIPSMKLLFYIDKRANDSQRQALEKLFTGQAGGWPHEFSKLFSDIRGISYVPIEVVIAEDLSYWRAEIPGKVVAAVEALTGPTADPNQRVQLFNPPGSETGPGQIATWGIVKESSASGFDYSHPFEGQSSKHIPFDWKVPS
- a CDS encoding MFS transporter, producing the protein MNKNLLLLLVCIFVLMVGFGITLPVLPYYAERLNSADRVSRETMVVHVSLLTSIYALMQFIFAPLWGKLSDRFGRKPLLLLGLGGSAIAQVLFGITTSLGMLYLVRGIDGLLSSAALPASTAYVSDITTERDRSRGMAWFGTATSLGVVAGPVVGGLSTRRDLHFNVIFRHIEIDSFSLPFLISAVLMLIMFFAAKLWLPESLSSQYVSTSTTQSSIRWQNLGNKLLVLLSLTAIGQLGLAIFEGTFALYAQEQLSYGPVETGLVFMICGLVMAVLQTVSISFFSRWLCVPSQIALGFSLMGVASVLLIIVRTLPYVLSTVGLLAFGVSLIAPNLSALISKRGGQHTGKALGMQNSANSLGQVGGPALGGMLFAWQVGAPYLFAGAILIGVGLTLSMTKKLTI
- a CDS encoding ISKra4-like element ISAcas3 family transposase, producing the protein MTIDPITSLCLEPEQWQRYHQRLNDSSSLSAMVWAALALGLWLARNLVEQALEHRAQAHTQWPDCPGCGRRLRSKGFRSRQMLTCLGMIHWRRRVGRCPGHCHGCEVIPLDTALGISAHQRTSVELERLGCLLSLFVPFELAAELLGQISGHSLCSSTLWNWVQQRGQQAKTRLEAQVQALRLGEAVIPEEMEAFICQMLMVIGADGVMVPMRPSGGQPKGKIVWQEVKVAVVARLGEHWTRTGNRVKRLYQRRLVARLGTIDEFAPWLQMEALRQGLLSAPKVVWISDGGKGFWRLYHQYFARYGQGILDFYHAAGQLWRAAAAWLDGRTADARWCFERWRHLLRHGGEQRLLTELTQLINRDDLSDPALETLMQVQRYLQCHRQHIRYQRCDKQDFPLGSGLVESACKWLIQQRFKGVGMRWSEDGLNHLLHLRLNWVNHRFDELFPEEALRPNLYSPN
- a CDS encoding heavy metal-responsive transcriptional regulator, producing MVVATRLKIGEVSKQTSTSVGALRYYESLGLLESERGANGYRYYSQEAVQQVLFIKKVQALGFSLEDIHEVLTGHQQGDVPCEFVQSLLQDKIEQLEAQIQKMMAFKSELEQYRDSWSTAQLHPQPGDICPLIQSVSI
- a CDS encoding glutaredoxin; the encoded protein is MPNQTATQEPVKVYRMSLPEHECPWGLKMINLLNEQGIEFEDHKLTSKEEVETFKAKHNVPTTPQIFFGEERVGGYTDLAERFDVEAESAEYSYAPVIAVFSTAGLITLAASLGVTGLMGVSLSMLASLKLMDIDAFVEGFQKYDLITQRFKPYAKAYPFAELLIGLGFLSGVAPLVTGISSLLIGTSGGISVFKAVYIDKLDLNCACVGGNTRTPLGIISFAENAIMAGMGAFLIFTAAGEGKPEAARSLESLPPTVIQVHDDFKPVV